The genomic DNA ACCGGGTCGTGGCATCACCCGGTGCCAATGAATGCAAAATGGGCACCGGTCAATGTCACAAGCTGGTGCCTTTGTTGCCTTTTCCATTTGGTCCCGGTTTGTGGCATGACACGGTGCCCATGTTGAAACATTGGAACCGGATCATGCCACGACCCGGTACCCAATGTCCAGTGCCGGGCTCGTCCAGGCCACGAGTAccggctgctgttgcagccggtgctgatacctcacattagtaccggttgaaaCAACAACTGGTACTTTTGGCCGAGATCTTTGGcctattttctagtagtgcctgCTAACTTCGATTAAAAACATTTTCACACCCAAATTCTTTATTGCTACCATTATCAAATACATTTGTTGATAAAAAAATGCAGAACCAGGTGATTTTATATGTCCATCCCGAAGGTCGTCAAAGCCTGGCAGCGACAGCGGCAACATGACAATCGGGGCCCATGAGTAGTATATATATTTCCTCTACGTATAGCAGCGGCAGTGTCTACACCAACGAGAGTCTGAAGTTACAACATGCGATGCCTTCGTCATGTTAGGATGAGTTGGGATTGCACTCGTGGatacgattttttttttgggttgggTGCTGCATTTGATATACGCGTGACAGCCAActtgaaaaaagaaaatttcGGTTGTATCGTCCTGGTAAAGAGACCAAATCATCGCGTACACGAACAGTacttgaaatttttgaaataaactCGTATTTTCATAAGTAGTTTAGATTAGCATGTGCGTGGactctatttttttttaaaaaaaatccttctCTTTCCCATGCCCAGTGTTAACGCTAACATTTTCACTCCCAAATTCTTTATTGTTGCCTTATCAAATACATTTGTTGATaaaaaaatgcataacaaattgATTTTATTTGTCCATGAATATGGATGTAATAGTATCGGCATTTACCTTAATGCATCTTTACTGTCATCAGAAAGTGTGTCAAACATCGTAAGTACAAAAACTTCCTTCTAATTGATAAGAAATGAACTCTAGGACTCAACgtgaaaatgaaaataaaagaaaagagcacAAAAGAGAAGACGATTAACTAACTGCTAAACCTTGAGTGCAAGTTGTTTGATCAAGCACTTAACGAACTCCTTTTTATTTGTGTGGCCAGGCTGAATGGATATATCAACAGCCCTGCGTATCATAAGTTGGAAGAAAAACTTCTCAGATATCGCGTGCAGTGGAATGTTGGGGTCGGACCCACAGCATGTTTCACACGAGCTATATCGAGCTTCGATCGGGATGTAACGATCAGGAGACATGGTCCCTGCGACCATGTAATAGAGGTGGACATgaagcaggcagcagcagtGCTGGGAAATCGGTTCGACATTAATGACATGCTGCATATCAAAGTGGCAGAGCAGCTCGGGCTACTCGAACATAAATACGACATGGTAGACGACGCTGAGCTGCGGTACTATACCTACGACatggagaagaagcaggatgACAGTGTCTCACCCCTGGAGCTAAAATCCATAGCTCCTCAAATAATGCAAAATCTGCTGACCAAGAAGTACCTGCTGGTGGTTCACAATCTCGACAGGCCAATAAGGCCCATCGTGCTTGATGTTACGACAGAGGACTTATGGCTTCCTGCCCCTAGGTGGAATGGTTCTTTCTGGATCGTATCCACCACCTCCCAAGATGTCTATGACAGGAGCAACAAGCCAGATGAGCCTCGCGTCATCAAATCCTTTTCTGGGGATGATATATTGATTCTCACACTGCATTCCCTGAAACAAGCGGCCAAGTACATCTCTGTCGCGGTTGGCCATGGAGAGGAGAAGTATTGGCATCATGTGGCCCTCCAGTGCTTTCACTACGCCACCATGCTGCTTATTCCCCACAGTTCCAATATTGACCCGCCAGAGTGTGATGCCCAGGCTGATGTTAGCTCAGATGTGTTGATCCGCCAGTGGGCTGCTCAAGGCATCCTTCCTGTCATGAAGCCAAGTGTCCAAGAAAGAATGGGGGAGGACACTGACCGCTACCACTGTCAGTACTATGGTGATGATATATATCAACTTGGAAATGTCATCCTCGAGGCTTTTCGGGAGTATTCGTTGCTGCAGCTGCCTTTTTCTCCTGCAACGAAAGATGATGAAGCCACAATATCTGCTGCACACTTCCTAGCATATCATAGCCTTGTTGTAGAGCCCCTCACATCCGATGAACTCTGTGAGGGAAATCACTCTCAGTTGGAGCACATGAAGTGGATCTCACATGTGggcgaccaaggatggcatgtaAGCAGAGATTGGTTGAGCCAGGGGTCCAGCGGCCCGACCACACTTATTATAAGGCATTGCTCACAACAGTCGAGGTTGTTCATGAAGCTTGAATCTGATCATTTCTTGGCCAAGCTCCCTTATCTTCGTGTTCTTGACATTTCCTACACTCCAATAGAGTCACTTCCTCCTTCAATCTGCAGTCTCCAAAAACTCCAATTGCTTTCCCTTAGGGGCTGCTATAATCTCAGAAGTCCATTCAGCTTCCCAAATGCTGAAATCATCCTATGTCATAACAACAGTAGCAGAATAATGTTCAATTTGCTATACCTCGATCTCTCCTATTCAAATATACACACATTCCAGTGCGGTTTCTTCCATAGCATGCCTAATCTAAAAGAACTCCTGCTTGTTAGGTGCTCGAACCTTGAGGAGTTGCCGCCCTCCATTGCTGTGTTGTCTAGTCTTCATTCATTCTCATTGGTTGGTACACCACATATAAAGCGATTGTCATTGCACGGATGTAGTAAGCTAGAATCCGTGGACATTAAGGAAGTTGATGGTTTGGAGGAGCTCGATCTGTCTGCTACGGCTATCAAGGAGCTACCAGACAACATCTCTAATCTGCCCCAGCTTAGGCGATTGCTTCTCAGGGGCGTTCCTTCCCTGAGACGATTCCCTTGGCATAAGCTGGATAGATTCCCAGATGTGTTTTGCTTGGATCAATGCTCATCAACTGGAACTGTTAATCATGATTGCAGTGTTAAATCGTTTTGGATCGACTAGCAGTGGATCGAGGGGTAAATGAACTTTCTTGTAGAGGAAATACCTTGCTGCTGTTGCCCATCGCAATGGCGCCGCCATAGACGCAGGCAGCCGAAGCAGTGACGACGGCGTCGTAGGCTGGTGCAGGGTCGGAGTCCAGCATGCTCGATGGCGATGGTGCGTCGCCAGTGGAGCTTCCCGTCGCCACAGCGCCCCCTCTCGATCGGTCTAGGGTTTGGACGGTGGGGAACAGTGACGGGGCAAACCTCATACCTTGAGCCTCTAATCCCACCTCCActttatagggctgcgcgacgggggcccaccagcctcatcttgggctgggcgtccccgatcaggacgcgagtcaaggttggcccagtcgttggactggcccggtggagatcaatactaacattctcccccttgatctcacctttgtactttaaaatttctcaatttGAACTTAACTCTTTACTTTCTCTTTAGTCGCTTTGCTATTGGTCTCATCTCATTGCAGATCAGTATGTAGGGCGTGCCTCATCATGACAGTTATTAGTTACCGTCAGACTTAACAGCCACAATGCAACTTTCTGTATTGAAACAAGACCTtaacctttctttgggccctttagtaatccagaaatcataggcctcccgtaaaacccatgtcgacttgggcggtaggcctttcggtaagcggatccgcaaacactagtttgatactttggtgctccatgatttcataagattctggattttctcctttgcaacatataaGCCATTGttaatgtgtttggcagcacacttaacatgttgccataggagtgaaaacattcgaatggtatattgctgttgtctaccattatcaattccgggtaatgattttcttaaccattttgcctgtcctgtAGCCTCTTATAATGCCAAACTTTGGGTACACAACCCATGAAtcacaactattttgctttggagcttttccacaataaaactccaagcgcgagttttagctactactgtgggcttcactaaacatcTCGCCGAAACTTAATTCCTTTTACTCACATCCTTTTGAGAGTACATGTtcctttcttacttagcatgaggctgacaatattttgcaaaattgcaaaacattctataactccattccagtgatctattgctggactggacttctaccaaaatgtcccggatacttgcactatgtcagggtaaattatttttagcactaattttgcttccaacagctgaagcacatggaacctttttcttttgatcgatcatataacggttcctggaattctgaaaattccaaaactattacccttgataATAGGACAGGCGTAGGCTTACTCGCATGCATATTATATATCTTTAGAACTCTTTTCTTAATATGCTTTCTGCGATAGTCCTGAtatcccctttttcttttattccGGTGAATTTCCTTTCCTAGAGCGAATGATTCTTTACCGAGATTATTCTTATCAAAACTAGAGGTCAAAATAACCTTCTTTGAATCTTTTCAGGAAAAGAATTTCCCgtcttttgaattttgcatatttgcaaATTGTCATTTTGCATTGGCCTTTACTTTAAACCCAACTTTTCTTTGTTCTCATAAAACTTTAGATACTACTATTCTATGATCTAATATCATCAAGTGGTATCTaaatattcttttcttttcacaacaaaaccatTTGGTTATGTCATGTATATACTTTCTTGTGCAAATCTCTGTCGGGAGATATTGctctaacatccatctgatgcaattTAAAAGCAATATGCCATTAATTGcattatgattctaaaagaatccttTTATGAGACTGAATAAAATGTCTCATTATaacttattcttttctttgcacAAAACTTTTTGCCATAAGTCGTGCTTAGTAACTTTTCATGGTCCCTCCGGAGTCACATTTCAATCTTATAGACCCATTATAGCCTACTGTCTTGGCTCCATTAGAAACTTATTCcatgttccaaaataaatttggaaCTTTTAGGTCTCATGACATCTTTTATGGCTTCTTGCCACCTCGATGAATGAGACACCTCAATTTCTGTCATTCAATCAACACCTCAACATATGATGAGACAATTGTAgtgcttgaatcataggagtgaaCATACAGTCTCACTTCTCTTCAAGCCTAAGTTCTTTGCATACTCACTCCCCCAGATTATCCCATCTATTGTAAAGATGGAATATCTTCGAGCTTTTGTTTGGGTTTGTTCTTTACAAGCCTCAAAGGGTGCTTTAAGCACCACCTTGCTTTAAGCACCACCTTTTCTTTCGGatatttttgagaaaaatgcTTTAAGCACCACCTTGCTTTAAGCACCACCTTTTCTTTCGGATGCTTTGAGGCTcaactttcttttcttcctATTTAGAGCTGAAAAACTCTAAGAATCTTGCTTATTTTTATGGTTGGGATATCAACATTATGACTGTTGTACTCCCTTTTTTGGTCGGTCATATtcactttaatagatcatctttGCTTTTAAAATGCATCACATTTAACTTTGCGGGGAAATTCTttctaaaattttaatttttcttgtctttctaatctttctccccctcgaaatatggcacaaactttgatgccataatttcgaaactATTTTTAACACTTGTGAACGAGGAGCATTTCATTACTAGAACTTTATTCATATGACCAAGTCATACAAAATAGTGGGAGTATTATTTCCTCGTTTCTTTTCAAGAGCTCTTcagagttcttgatttgttgcacTTTCAAGTACTCATCAATTTCTTCATTTTTCTATACTTTTGCTAGTCATTCTTGCAATATTGGTTAGCATACAACTTTCTTTTGTCCTTCGATTCTTTTCAAGTCACTATCCAACATGCCACTATAGTAGTGCGTGGGAATTGTTGGAATAACTTTAAAAACTCCCATAGATTTCTTCacttttatgtgatactcaTGTCGCACGTGAGTCATCACAAAAACTTTCCCTGTCATGCAGGATATGAATGGCACAAGTGCCAAAACTTTTCCGACTTGCGGTAATAAACTTTAAATGTATTGGTAACACATGTTTaattcaacgttggtcaaattgaacatgcgtcaaactcatttcaaccattaTCCTTACTGTTGTTGAAGGACGAAGAAACTTTGGTCACAATAACTAAAACATGCATATATACtttattttctgattaaatcttcccgttggttccaatttaatcagaaaatttaaCGAATTACAATATTCGCAAAACTTTAGTGAGAGAAACCAAAAACTTTTCGAAAACAGTTGCATCTCTTTTCCATATCAACTAAAAGTCAGAATGGAACAagcacttttctttcttaacctcaactATACAGCTGAGTAACCTCAAAACTTTATTTGTAGCGTTTAACGAAATCAGCTTCTCTTTACTTATTTATCTCTACTGGAAGAATTGTATGTTttaatttaacgttggtcaaaattaaaatatacaactttcctttactttcaagtctatatcaccgttgggcagaaatagaacacataactagaataaaaattataatattgccatcatcaactttggtcagaaaatgacaacatcataataaactttaaattttgtttcttttaagagcaaactaatgctcaacttgacacttacaacagcggaagcttttcttaACCTTAAACTTAAATCGGCCTTTTCCCACAAGGAAAAACTCATCTGAGCTGGtctttctttattgcagcggaaaacttttctttcttttggaaGCAACTCTTTTATCTCTCTccgtgcttggttcttgaactTTAAACTCATAATGAAAAATcataatattgttatcatcaacgttggtcagaaaataacaatatcataattTAACAATATCTTTCtactcctctatttaaattttcccgttggttccaatttaaatagaggatgaaacttttactttgcagtgaaaacatgaaaaaaaaattatattcataaGCATTACTATTctcattttttctctctctaaacAAAATACATGTTGGTGAAAACTTGAATAGAGATCAATTCATCAAACTAGTATTCAAAATTGcttctgaaaaaaaatagaaaacaaactcTAATCATTTCAGCCCAGTGGCCGAAACTCTCAGCTCGGCTCGGCCCAGCAGCGCTCCTGCCAGCGCGCTTGGCGGCCCGCTCGGACGGTCACCCGGGCACCAGGCGGCAGCCTGGGCCTGGGCTGGGAAAAGAGCGCCTCGCCTGGGCCAGAAGTCGGCCCGTTGGCCGCTATCCTTTCCTGGCCGTCCATCTTGATCGGATGGCCATCCGGCTTTCTCGCTAGACCAAAACCGGCGGCCGGCTCCTCCCCCGTAACCCTAGCTTCATTTCAATCATTCCCTTTCTACTGTCCAGAGTGGACGCCGGCACCGGGCGGCGGCTctctcgccggcgcgccgccaggTCCGTCCACCGGTACAAGGCCGGCGACCCTGGAGCGAGCCTGTCTTGCCTCTACCTCTTCTTTGCTTCGTCTCCCCCTCTTCTTTCTCGgacccgagcggcggcggccgatgcggctcgccggaggggaacggccggcgccgccgctggccctcACGCCACCGCGCCACCCGGTCCAGCCGCCGCTCCATCGCCGGTGGTCCCGAGCCCCCTTTCTCTTCTCTCTGCCCTCTTCTTTCCCAGAGCAGTGGCCACTCATGGCGGCCGGAGAGGATGgaggcgccgccaccggcccccTCGCCAGTGCGCGCGCTCTCCTGAGTGGGagtgcgccgccgtcgagcggcctgGGAGCAGTGCCCTTTGCCGGAAGCCCGCACGCGCGGTGCaaccggacggcggcggctcgggttCCTTTCCCGCCCGATGGCGGTGATGCGCCGGTAAGCTGGCGTCACTGAGGCTCTGCGCGCGGCGGTAGCCGGCGTTCTAGCCGGCGGTGAGGCCCTAGAAGCCGCGCCGCGCCTTTCCTCTTTGCtttgctagggttagggttataGATCGAGTTTGATCTCTTCTTTTCCTCTGACTGATTTCTTTCGATTCGTGATTGAATCATACTTTTCCCGTCTCGATCTTGCCTCTTGCTCGGCTCTGATGCCAATGTTAAATCGTTTTGGATCGACTAGCAGTGGATCGAGGGGTAAATGAACTTTCTTGTAGAGGAAATACCTTGCTGCTGTTGCCCATCGCAATGGCGCCGCCATAGACGCAGGCAGCCGAAGCAGTGACGACGGCGTCGTAGGCTGGTGCAGGGTCGGAGTCCAGCATGCTCGATGGCGATGGTGCGTCGCCAGTGGAGCTTCCCGTCGCCACAGCGCCCCCTCTCGATCGGTCTAGGGTTTGGACGGTGGGGAACAGTGACGGGGCAAACCTCATACCTTGAGCCTCTAATCCCACCTCCActttatagggctgcgcgacgggggcccaccagcctcatcttgggctgggcgtccccgatcaggacgcgagtcaaggttggcccagtcgttggactggcccggtggagatcaatactaacatgcAGTACTCCACAAGTTGCTCAGGTGTGCATAAGTGATTCCAGATTGTTTTATAGCTTCAATGATGCCACCAAGGATTTAGTAAGGGGTGGAAGAATTTTGAAATCTTTCCATGTTCAAATTACATCATGCAAGGCCATAACTAGGAAGATACAGGATGAAGAGGGCATGGTGAAAACCAACAAGCTTCATGCGTCATTGGTAGCCTACGCTGATGTAAACTGTCGCTATCTGACAGACAGAGTCTTGATGGTGTCAATGGATGACGTGCCTCCCTTTCGGGAGACTGAGCGTCACGTGGAGATCTCAGCAGTGGAGCGGTATCCCCATGGTCTGAAGTATCTTCTAGAAGTCACTAAATCAATTAGCATGTCAGACGATACTCACGTCTCCTGCCTCAATGATCTGAGTCTTTTGAATATGCTGGAGGAATGCAAGCTCCAGCGGTGCCATCGCATGGTGCTTGTCTTTAATGATGTGTATTACAGTTACCTGGGGCCGAGTCTGAAGAATGCACATGTCTCTTATCTCAAAAATCTCACGCATTTCTACAAAGAACCGGGTTATGATTTTGATTTCGATGCACTGAAGCACCTCCGGCTGGAGCATTGCCCGAGGTTGGAAGGCGTCATGCCACGTGGATCTGCGCTGCCAAGTCTCGTGACGCTCGACATCCTCTTCTGCTACAATCTCAAGGCAATTTTCTACTACAATAAACCGCGTTCTCCTAGTTTCGAGCTCCCACGTCTTCGGAGGATACACCTCCAGGAGCTGCCCCTGCTGGAGCATCTTCGCGACGACGACGCCGTCCTGGCCGCGCCCGCGTGGGAGGAGCTCCACGTCCGCGGGTGCTGGAGCTTGCATCGTCTCCCGCGCCTCATCGACCGACGACCAGGCAAGAAGGCCGTGACGGTGAGCGGGGAGCGGGCCTGGTGGACCAAGCTCCGCTGGGACGACTCGCACCGCAAGAGCTATGAGCCCAGGCTTCCCCCGGCATCCGCCTCCATCCGCGAGCGCGTCATCATCAAGACCTACCTCAGATGAAGGAATGGAGCCATGCCCAAGCCGCAATCTCATCCAGGTACGCGATGTGATTTTCAGTCAGCATTAGCTTGCCGTATCAGCTTCCAACGTTATTTATTAGATTTGTCGATTCCACAGACCACAGCATCCTCTCCGTCCCACTCACTGCACCCATGCCACCGCCAACCCGTCCAGAGTTTCACCATGCCCGCCCGTCCGCGTCGATCTCCAGTTTCCAAATAAGAGGTTTGGTTTGTCTGCTGGCTGCTTCATCGTCCGGCCGGCGCATCCAAGCAGTGTGACAGCAGCTCAACCAGATTGCAGTGTTTGATGCCTCAACGTGTGTTTTCTAGTGTTGTGTGCTTGCTTTGATCAGTTCGTGCAGTGACTTCGATTTGCTTGCCCGTGTGAAACTTTGATGTGTCTGTTTTAATTTGTTCGTTCCCATTCATAATCGGTGGATTATGAATTGGTATGTAACTGAATTATATTACTACTTGTGTGCGTTTGCTGCACTACGTGTTGCTGAACTTGCTGTTAATATTTGATTATATATGGATCGAATTGGTATGTAACTGATGATTCTGCTTTGTGtgaaatcaataaagtttgtttaaTTTAATTTGCTGCGGTATCACCTCGATGTATCCGTCTTGAAATCATTAAAGTTTCCCTTATCAAAACAAAAAATTGCTGCGTGTTGCTTACTGGATGTTTGATTCTTGGGCTCATCGGCACGGCTGGACACTATATCTGAAATGTTTTGGATTGGATATGTTGAGCCAATTAGGCTCTTCTTTGCAACCAATTCAATCGGCAGATACTTATTATTAGTTTCGGAAGAAAGGACAAGGTGGAAGTAAAGCACCGGTAGGTTGCAGATTGCCTGAAACCTTTGTTGCTTTGCTCTTTACATCTTTCATTTGTTTCTTtataataaaaagaaaagagaaaaagagagaacacTGCCGGATGTTCAAACGATCATTATGCCTTTACTCTTTAGTTTGAAGTAATGATAACCCTCTGACAGCTCCCATTTTTTGAGTGTGCTCCCTCAGTTTTTATTTACCTATCGCATTAGAATTGTCCTAAGTTAAACTTTATCAACtttaaccaaatttataaaaaaaattgatatttacaataccaaatttatTTCACTGAATCCACCATGAAATATATGTTGATAGTGCATATGTTGGGTATAGTTGTCGCTATATTTTTCTATCAACTCGGTTAAAGTTAGTTAAGTTTAACTTATGACAAACCTAATACGTAAATAAAAACAGATGGAGTACTataagggcatgtacaacagTTTAGATAGCTATTGTCTATTTGTCACACACAGGCAGCGAAAGAGACAGCTTGTATAATGGGTTGTCTGTTTAGCCATCTGCATGATATTTAATTCATCCTTTAACACACAAACTCATAGTGATCTAGCGTATATTTGATTTTTATAGCTATTTTGTTACATACTTGATCTGGGATAGCCTTTTTCTCCCCCTCGTGCATCCCCATCTCCTATCTTTTCTCCTCATGGTTGAAGCCACGGTGCTCCACCGCAGCCGGCCAAAATTCCATGCCCACACCTCACCTCCGGCCGATTCCTCACGCTCCCGACGCCGCAACCTCCGCAGCTATCTCCATGGTCTATCGCTTGGCCCATCTGAGCCTCACCGTGATGGGAATCCCAGATCTTGCAGCCATTGCCAGCATCGTACTGGAAGGTCCTTCGTCACTTGGATTTTGTTCCAATTCTTCTCTTGCATGATCTCGAACAGGGAAACTGACTCATCTCTTGTTCCTACCCTTTTGCAGGGATCTCGTAGCCTGCGTCGCCTGATGGAGATGGAGCTCATCGCCATGGAGGCACCGTCGTCAGCCAATGGCTGGAAGCACAAGCCGTCCCCGCCCTCCTCCGGCCTAGGGGACCTCcacgacgacatgctcaagcgTGTCCTCACACACCTCCCGCCGGCGAGCTACTTCCGCCTCCGCGCGGTCTGCCGCCGGTGGCttgtggccggaggaggggtaGGCCGGAGGTGGTGGGGAACAAGTCGCGGATGGCGCGAACTATTGGCGTGAATCTAAACCACCTCCGCGCGCGCAGCGGATCCATGCCCTCGTCTTCTCCCCGCAGCGCGTCGTCGTACAACGGCCGCCTTCCCCGTTGCCGCGCCTGGGAGCAAGGGCCGTCGCTCGTAGACGAACCAGGCACCAGCTCGGGAGTTACTGCGGTCGCGGAGGGGCTAAACGCAAAAATCTACTACATGTCGACGGATCTCGACGGCTCGTTGTACATGCTCTAATGCTCTTCATAAACCAACAATCAATGCTTCCAATGAACACCGAGCATAGCTTAATTTGTACACTATCAGCGAGCGTGTGCTTCCCGCATTT from Panicum virgatum strain AP13 chromosome 7N, P.virgatum_v5, whole genome shotgun sequence includes the following:
- the LOC120681084 gene encoding uncharacterized protein LOC120681084, whose protein sequence is MLASSSFYMPLTEWRHYLQDINFWLNGYINSPAYHKLEEKLLRYRVQWNVGVGPTACFTRAISSFDRDVTIRRHGPCDHVIEVDMKQAAAVLGNRFDINDMLHIKVAEQLGLLEHKYDMVDDAELRYYTYDMEKKQDDSVSPLELKSIAPQIMQNLLTKKYLLVVHNLDRPIRPIVLDVTTEDLWLPAPRWNGSFWIVSTTSQDVYDRSNKPDEPRVIKSFSGDDILILTLHSLKQAAKYISVAVGHGEEKYWHHVALQCFHYATMLLIPHSSNIDPPECDAQADVSSDVLIRQWAAQGILPVMKPSVQERMGEDTDRYHCQYYGDDIYQLGNVILEAFREYSLLQLPFSPATKDDEATISAAHFLAYHSLVVEPLTSDELCEGNHSQLEHMKWISHVGDQGWHVSRDWLSQGSSGPTTLIIRHCSQQSRLFMKLESDHFLAKLPYLRVLDISYTPIESLPPSICSLQKLQLLSLRGCYNLRSPFSFPNAEIILCHNNSSRIMFNLLYLDLSYSNIHTFQCGFFHSMPNLKELLLVRCSNLEELPPSIAVLSSLHSFSLVGTPHIKRLSLHGCSKLESVDIKEVDGLEELDLSATAIKELPDNISNLPQLRRLLLRGVPSLRRFPWHKLDRFPDVFCLDQCSSTGTVNHDCSVKSFWID
- the LOC120683352 gene encoding uncharacterized protein LOC120683352, which codes for MVKTNKLHASLVAYADVNCRYLTDRVLMVSMDDVPPFRETERHVEISAVERYPHGLKYLLEVTKSISMSDDTHVSCLNDLSLLNMLEECKLQRCHRMVLVFNDVYYSYLGPSLKNAHVSYLKNLTHFYKEPGYDFDFDALKHLRLEHCPRLEGVMPRGSALPSLVTLDILFCYNLKAIFYYNKPRSPSFELPRLRRIHLQELPLLEHLRDDDAVLAAPAWEELHVRGCWSLHRLPRLIDRRPGKKAVTVSGERAWWTKLRWDDSHRKSYEPRLPPASASIRERVIIKTYLR